The following proteins are encoded in a genomic region of Corylus avellana chromosome ca4, CavTom2PMs-1.0:
- the LOC132179850 gene encoding uncharacterized protein LOC132179850 — MEDIWKRAKSFAEEAAKRSQTLTNSVTISDLVTETTKKSKELAAEASKKADQIKTAALKQADQIQIKSLSLSLPDIIIPSQLSSLSLANSSASASASYSPSELRKFGVTDDLREFVKGLTSTTFQNFPVHDEAEASDVATTGSNVRKDLTEWQEKHATMVLTSVKEISRLRYELCPRVMKERRFWRIYFTLVSSHVAPYEKQYMEEVKLKAAENIKDDKVEQTSGGEEKAEGAGKNLKGKGSNSSSAEQDLDTFLLGDLEDSDGGQEDGEGSFDDDFDKIDNSDVEDEKHTKDTAAATD; from the exons ATGGAAGACATATGGAAGAGGGCGAAGAGCTTTGCAGAAGAAGCGGCGAAGAGATCCCAGACCCTCACGAACTCCGTCACCATTTCCGACTTGGTCACGGAAACCACCAAGAAATCGAAGGAGCTGGCCGCCGAGGCCTCCAAGAAGGCCGATCAGATCAAAACCGCGGCGCTCAAGCAGGCCGACCAGATCCAGATCAagtccctctccctctctctccccgATATCATCATCCCTTCTCAGCTCTCCTCGCTCTCCCTCGCCAATTCCTCCGCCTCCGCCTCCGCTTCCTACTCCCCCTCGGAGCTCCGCAAGTTCGGAGTCACCGACGATCTGCGAGAATTCGTTAAGGGACTCACTTCTACTACATTCCAGAACTTTCCAGTCCACG ACGAAGCAGAGGCGTCAGATGTGGCTACGACGGGGTCGAACGTGCGGAAGGATCTGACGGAGTGGCAGGAGAAGCATGCCACCATGGTTCTCACCTCCGTTAAG GAAATTTCAAGATTAAGATATGAATTGTGCCCGCGTGTtatgaaagaaagaagattCTGGAGAATATATTTCACTCTTGTGAGCAGCCATGTGGCTCC GTATGAGAAGCAATACATGGAGGAGGTTAAGCTCAAAGCAGCAGAAAACATAAAGGATGATAAAGTGGAGCAAACTTCCGGAGGAGAAGAGAAAGCAGAAGGGGCGGGGAAGAACCTAAAGGGTAAAGGTTCCAATTCATCATCAGCTGAGCAGGACTTGGATACGTTTCTTTTGGGAGATCTTGAAGATAGTGATGGAGGTCAAG AGGATGGTGAGGGGAGCTTTGACgatgattttgacaagattgACAATTCA GATGTTGAAGATGAGAAGCATACGAAGGATACGGCAGCAGCAACAGATTAG
- the LOC132177042 gene encoding uncharacterized protein LOC132177042, with protein MEPLVMTTLCVVLLALLTPSSSLQIHVQRAGNELQHSLPALPRKLKLFEITVKGYGGQDFHSYDRHYKEHVAGKSSKVDKEQVVVHGSKGSTWQEWIDEGADTSEFYTMDYSQVRRRRPVHNKSMPVGP; from the exons ATGGAGCCATTAGTTATGACTACGCTCTGTGTTGTGCTTTTGGCTTTGCTAACACCATCTTCTTCTCTGCAAATTCATGTGCAAAGGg CAGGCAATGAACTCCAGCATTCTCTCCCTGCACTGCCAAGGAAGCTCAAACTCTTTGAGATAACT GTTAAAGGATATGGAGGTCAAGATTTCCACTCATACGACAGACATTATAAGGAACATGTTGCAg GTAAGTCGTCGAAGGTCGACAAAGAGCAGGTTGTGGTGCATGGAAGCAAAGGGTCGACGTGGCAAGAATGGATTGATGAGGGGGCGGACACGTCAGAGTTTTATACGATGGATTATTCCCAAGTAAGAAGACGACGTCCTGTACATAACAAGTCCATGCCGGTGGGTCCATGA
- the LOC132178691 gene encoding uncharacterized protein LOC132178691 isoform X5 produces MKFALGHKPRPFEYNDNALDSDTKSGNLIMKENLKHTEKDALRLPYAINDGDGWTAIEFDCSMGMDDLKNENKDEVRDIVASRTYSSRKTGSFDEDSDFVMDKGVKECELPELTVCYKESIYHVVKDICIDEGVPSQEKILFESGSDEKTVCIDLPLEKDQTKESVKEKEDIKMSTPDGLQISAENDSNKDSANQCDSKDLMQTREGATDSIATNFSEEIFLPGNKLPVLDMGTYTSHFKSSNNDSNNVEQQPFQVSTEKAILASPALVSAAEESNDSSGDSMLANTTLVYATKEPKICTGDPMLATPALVSSAEESKNNSEDEMLASPTHVSSSGESGNGSPVNELVYNSKVENGSITFDFDSLAPAASSREERLAIGDSECLETQITSKLEEGIPDAHTVSRQLQRGQGETSFSAVGHGEESFSAVGRPLGSLINYSGQVAYSGSVSLRSDSSTTSTRSFAFPILQSEWNSSPVRMAKAERRHFRKCRNWGQSLLCCRF; encoded by the exons ATGAAATTTG CTCTTGGCCATAAGCCCCGACCTTTTGAATACAATGACAATGCTCTGGACTCTGACACAAAGTCGGGAAACCTGATCATGAAGGAAAACTTAAAGCACACTGAGAAAGATGCACTACGCCTACCATATGCCATAAATGACGGAGATGGTTGGACTGCTATAGAATTTGACTGTTCTATGGGCATGgatgatttaaaaaatgaaaacaaagatgAGGTCAGAGACATTGTTGCATCACGTACTTATTCTTCCAGAAAAACAGGATCATTTGATGAGGACTCAGATTTTGTTATGGACAAAGGTGTTAAGGAGTGTGAACTGCCAGAATTGACAGTTTGCTACAAAGAGAGTATTTACCATGTTGTCAAAGACATCTGCATTGATGAAGGAGTGCCTTCTCAGGAGAAGATACTGTTTGAGAGTGGTTCAGATGAGAAAACTGTTTGTATTGATCTGCCTCTTGAGAAGGATCAAACCAAAGAATCcgtgaaagaaaaagaagatattaaGATGTCCACTCCAGATGGATTACAGATTTCAGCAGAAAATGATTCTAACAAGGATTCTGCTAATCAATGTGATTCGAAGGATTTAATGCAGACAAGGGAAGGTGCCACTGATAGTATTGCAACTAATTTCTCTGAAGAGATTTTTTTGCCCGGAAATAAACTTCCAGTGCTAGATATGGGCACATATACTTCCCACTTCAAGTCTTCAAACAATGACAGCAATAACGTTGAACAACAACCCTTTCAG GTCTCTACTGAAAAAGCAATCTTGGCAAGCCCTGCTTTGGTTTCTGCTGCAGAAGAATCAAACGATAGCAGTGGGGATTCAATGTTGGCAAACACAACATTGGTTTATGCAACTAAAGAACCAAAAATTTGCACTGGGGATCCAATGTTGGCAACCCCTGCTTTGGTTTCTTCAGCTGAAGAATCAAAAAATAACAGTGAGGATGAAATGTTGGCAAGCCCTACTCACGTTTCTTCATCTGGGGAATCAGGCAATGGCAGTCCTGTGAATGAGTTAGTTTACAATAGCAAGGTTGAAAACGGAAGCATCACCTTTGATTTTGACTCTTTAGCACCCGCAGCTAGCAGCAGAGAGGAGCGTCTTGCAATCGGTGACAGTGAATGTCTTGAAACTCAAATTACATCAAAGCTTGAAGAGGGCATTCCTGATGCTCATACAGTTTCAAGGCAACTTCAACGCGGTCAGGGAGAAACGAGTTTTTCTGCAGTAGGTCACGGAGAGGAAAGTTTCTCTGCAGTAGGTCGTCCTTTAGGAAGTCTTATAAATTACTCCGGGCAAGTAGCTTATTCTGGCAGTGTCTCTCTTCGATCAGATAGCAGCACAACCAGCACGCGTTCCTTTGCCTTTCCCAT ATTACAGTCTGAATGGAATAGCAGTCCAGTTAGAATGGCAAAAGCTGAACGGAGGCATTTCCGGAAGTGTAGAAATTGGGGGCAGAGCCTTCTTTGCTGTAGATTctga
- the LOC132178691 gene encoding uncharacterized protein LOC132178691 isoform X2, with protein sequence MKFVFTGIPNFNVVADSEQVFCHSALGHKPRPFEYNDNALDSDTKSGNLIMKENLKHTEKDALRLPYAINDGDGWTAIEFDCSMGMDDLKNENKDEVRDIVASRTYSSRKTGSFDEDSDFVMDKGVKECELPELTVCYKESIYHVVKDICIDEGVPSQEKILFESGSDEKTVCIDLPLEKDQTKESVKEKEDIKMSTPDGLQISAENDSNKDSANQCDSKDLMQTREGATDSIATNFSEEIFLPGNKLPVLDMGTYTSHFKSSNNDSNNVEQQPFQVSTEKAILASPALVSAAEESNDSSGDSMLANTTLVYATKEPKICTGDPMLATPALVSSAEESKNNSEDEMLASPTHVSSSGESGNGSPVNELVYNSKVENGSITFDFDSLAPAASSREERLAIGDSECLETQITSKLEEGIPDAHTVSRQLQRGQGETSFSAVGHGEESFSAVGRPLGSLINYSGQVAYSGSVSLRSDSSTTSTRSFAFPILQSEWNSSPVRMAKAERRHFRKCRNWGQSLLCCRF encoded by the exons ATGAAATTTG TTTTCACTGGCATTCCAAATTTTAATGTAGTTGCAGATAGTGAACAAGTGTTTTGCCATTCAGCTCTTGGCCATAAGCCCCGACCTTTTGAATACAATGACAATGCTCTGGACTCTGACACAAAGTCGGGAAACCTGATCATGAAGGAAAACTTAAAGCACACTGAGAAAGATGCACTACGCCTACCATATGCCATAAATGACGGAGATGGTTGGACTGCTATAGAATTTGACTGTTCTATGGGCATGgatgatttaaaaaatgaaaacaaagatgAGGTCAGAGACATTGTTGCATCACGTACTTATTCTTCCAGAAAAACAGGATCATTTGATGAGGACTCAGATTTTGTTATGGACAAAGGTGTTAAGGAGTGTGAACTGCCAGAATTGACAGTTTGCTACAAAGAGAGTATTTACCATGTTGTCAAAGACATCTGCATTGATGAAGGAGTGCCTTCTCAGGAGAAGATACTGTTTGAGAGTGGTTCAGATGAGAAAACTGTTTGTATTGATCTGCCTCTTGAGAAGGATCAAACCAAAGAATCcgtgaaagaaaaagaagatattaaGATGTCCACTCCAGATGGATTACAGATTTCAGCAGAAAATGATTCTAACAAGGATTCTGCTAATCAATGTGATTCGAAGGATTTAATGCAGACAAGGGAAGGTGCCACTGATAGTATTGCAACTAATTTCTCTGAAGAGATTTTTTTGCCCGGAAATAAACTTCCAGTGCTAGATATGGGCACATATACTTCCCACTTCAAGTCTTCAAACAATGACAGCAATAACGTTGAACAACAACCCTTTCAG GTCTCTACTGAAAAAGCAATCTTGGCAAGCCCTGCTTTGGTTTCTGCTGCAGAAGAATCAAACGATAGCAGTGGGGATTCAATGTTGGCAAACACAACATTGGTTTATGCAACTAAAGAACCAAAAATTTGCACTGGGGATCCAATGTTGGCAACCCCTGCTTTGGTTTCTTCAGCTGAAGAATCAAAAAATAACAGTGAGGATGAAATGTTGGCAAGCCCTACTCACGTTTCTTCATCTGGGGAATCAGGCAATGGCAGTCCTGTGAATGAGTTAGTTTACAATAGCAAGGTTGAAAACGGAAGCATCACCTTTGATTTTGACTCTTTAGCACCCGCAGCTAGCAGCAGAGAGGAGCGTCTTGCAATCGGTGACAGTGAATGTCTTGAAACTCAAATTACATCAAAGCTTGAAGAGGGCATTCCTGATGCTCATACAGTTTCAAGGCAACTTCAACGCGGTCAGGGAGAAACGAGTTTTTCTGCAGTAGGTCACGGAGAGGAAAGTTTCTCTGCAGTAGGTCGTCCTTTAGGAAGTCTTATAAATTACTCCGGGCAAGTAGCTTATTCTGGCAGTGTCTCTCTTCGATCAGATAGCAGCACAACCAGCACGCGTTCCTTTGCCTTTCCCAT ATTACAGTCTGAATGGAATAGCAGTCCAGTTAGAATGGCAAAAGCTGAACGGAGGCATTTCCGGAAGTGTAGAAATTGGGGGCAGAGCCTTCTTTGCTGTAGATTctga
- the LOC132178691 gene encoding uncharacterized protein LOC132178691 isoform X3 has protein sequence MKFVADSEQVFCHSALGHKPRPFEYNDNALDSDTKSGNLIMKENLKHTEKDALRLPYAINDGDGWTAIEFDCSMGMDDLKNENKDEVRDIVASRTYSSRKTGSFDEDSDFVMDKGVKECELPELTVCYKESIYHVVKDICIDEGVPSQEKILFESGSDEKTVCIDLPLEKDQTKESVKEKEDIKMSTPDGLQISAENDSNKDSANQCDSKDLMQTREGATDSIATNFSEEIFLPGNKLPVLDMGTYTSHFKSSNNDSNNVEQQPFQVSTEKAILASPALVSAAEESNDSSGDSMLANTTLVYATKEPKICTGDPMLATPALVSSAEESKNNSEDEMLASPTHVSSSGESGNGSPVNELVYNSKVENGSITFDFDSLAPAASSREERLAIGDSECLETQITSKLEEGIPDAHTVSRQLQRGQGETSFSAVGHGEESFSAVGRPLGSLINYSGQVAYSGSVSLRSDSSTTSTRSFAFPILQSEWNSSPVRMAKAERRHFRKCRNWGQSLLCCRF, from the exons ATGAAATTTG TTGCAGATAGTGAACAAGTGTTTTGCCATTCAGCTCTTGGCCATAAGCCCCGACCTTTTGAATACAATGACAATGCTCTGGACTCTGACACAAAGTCGGGAAACCTGATCATGAAGGAAAACTTAAAGCACACTGAGAAAGATGCACTACGCCTACCATATGCCATAAATGACGGAGATGGTTGGACTGCTATAGAATTTGACTGTTCTATGGGCATGgatgatttaaaaaatgaaaacaaagatgAGGTCAGAGACATTGTTGCATCACGTACTTATTCTTCCAGAAAAACAGGATCATTTGATGAGGACTCAGATTTTGTTATGGACAAAGGTGTTAAGGAGTGTGAACTGCCAGAATTGACAGTTTGCTACAAAGAGAGTATTTACCATGTTGTCAAAGACATCTGCATTGATGAAGGAGTGCCTTCTCAGGAGAAGATACTGTTTGAGAGTGGTTCAGATGAGAAAACTGTTTGTATTGATCTGCCTCTTGAGAAGGATCAAACCAAAGAATCcgtgaaagaaaaagaagatattaaGATGTCCACTCCAGATGGATTACAGATTTCAGCAGAAAATGATTCTAACAAGGATTCTGCTAATCAATGTGATTCGAAGGATTTAATGCAGACAAGGGAAGGTGCCACTGATAGTATTGCAACTAATTTCTCTGAAGAGATTTTTTTGCCCGGAAATAAACTTCCAGTGCTAGATATGGGCACATATACTTCCCACTTCAAGTCTTCAAACAATGACAGCAATAACGTTGAACAACAACCCTTTCAG GTCTCTACTGAAAAAGCAATCTTGGCAAGCCCTGCTTTGGTTTCTGCTGCAGAAGAATCAAACGATAGCAGTGGGGATTCAATGTTGGCAAACACAACATTGGTTTATGCAACTAAAGAACCAAAAATTTGCACTGGGGATCCAATGTTGGCAACCCCTGCTTTGGTTTCTTCAGCTGAAGAATCAAAAAATAACAGTGAGGATGAAATGTTGGCAAGCCCTACTCACGTTTCTTCATCTGGGGAATCAGGCAATGGCAGTCCTGTGAATGAGTTAGTTTACAATAGCAAGGTTGAAAACGGAAGCATCACCTTTGATTTTGACTCTTTAGCACCCGCAGCTAGCAGCAGAGAGGAGCGTCTTGCAATCGGTGACAGTGAATGTCTTGAAACTCAAATTACATCAAAGCTTGAAGAGGGCATTCCTGATGCTCATACAGTTTCAAGGCAACTTCAACGCGGTCAGGGAGAAACGAGTTTTTCTGCAGTAGGTCACGGAGAGGAAAGTTTCTCTGCAGTAGGTCGTCCTTTAGGAAGTCTTATAAATTACTCCGGGCAAGTAGCTTATTCTGGCAGTGTCTCTCTTCGATCAGATAGCAGCACAACCAGCACGCGTTCCTTTGCCTTTCCCAT ATTACAGTCTGAATGGAATAGCAGTCCAGTTAGAATGGCAAAAGCTGAACGGAGGCATTTCCGGAAGTGTAGAAATTGGGGGCAGAGCCTTCTTTGCTGTAGATTctga
- the LOC132178691 gene encoding uncharacterized protein LOC132178691 isoform X4, with amino-acid sequence MKFDSEQVFCHSALGHKPRPFEYNDNALDSDTKSGNLIMKENLKHTEKDALRLPYAINDGDGWTAIEFDCSMGMDDLKNENKDEVRDIVASRTYSSRKTGSFDEDSDFVMDKGVKECELPELTVCYKESIYHVVKDICIDEGVPSQEKILFESGSDEKTVCIDLPLEKDQTKESVKEKEDIKMSTPDGLQISAENDSNKDSANQCDSKDLMQTREGATDSIATNFSEEIFLPGNKLPVLDMGTYTSHFKSSNNDSNNVEQQPFQVSTEKAILASPALVSAAEESNDSSGDSMLANTTLVYATKEPKICTGDPMLATPALVSSAEESKNNSEDEMLASPTHVSSSGESGNGSPVNELVYNSKVENGSITFDFDSLAPAASSREERLAIGDSECLETQITSKLEEGIPDAHTVSRQLQRGQGETSFSAVGHGEESFSAVGRPLGSLINYSGQVAYSGSVSLRSDSSTTSTRSFAFPILQSEWNSSPVRMAKAERRHFRKCRNWGQSLLCCRF; translated from the exons ATGAAATTTG ATAGTGAACAAGTGTTTTGCCATTCAGCTCTTGGCCATAAGCCCCGACCTTTTGAATACAATGACAATGCTCTGGACTCTGACACAAAGTCGGGAAACCTGATCATGAAGGAAAACTTAAAGCACACTGAGAAAGATGCACTACGCCTACCATATGCCATAAATGACGGAGATGGTTGGACTGCTATAGAATTTGACTGTTCTATGGGCATGgatgatttaaaaaatgaaaacaaagatgAGGTCAGAGACATTGTTGCATCACGTACTTATTCTTCCAGAAAAACAGGATCATTTGATGAGGACTCAGATTTTGTTATGGACAAAGGTGTTAAGGAGTGTGAACTGCCAGAATTGACAGTTTGCTACAAAGAGAGTATTTACCATGTTGTCAAAGACATCTGCATTGATGAAGGAGTGCCTTCTCAGGAGAAGATACTGTTTGAGAGTGGTTCAGATGAGAAAACTGTTTGTATTGATCTGCCTCTTGAGAAGGATCAAACCAAAGAATCcgtgaaagaaaaagaagatattaaGATGTCCACTCCAGATGGATTACAGATTTCAGCAGAAAATGATTCTAACAAGGATTCTGCTAATCAATGTGATTCGAAGGATTTAATGCAGACAAGGGAAGGTGCCACTGATAGTATTGCAACTAATTTCTCTGAAGAGATTTTTTTGCCCGGAAATAAACTTCCAGTGCTAGATATGGGCACATATACTTCCCACTTCAAGTCTTCAAACAATGACAGCAATAACGTTGAACAACAACCCTTTCAG GTCTCTACTGAAAAAGCAATCTTGGCAAGCCCTGCTTTGGTTTCTGCTGCAGAAGAATCAAACGATAGCAGTGGGGATTCAATGTTGGCAAACACAACATTGGTTTATGCAACTAAAGAACCAAAAATTTGCACTGGGGATCCAATGTTGGCAACCCCTGCTTTGGTTTCTTCAGCTGAAGAATCAAAAAATAACAGTGAGGATGAAATGTTGGCAAGCCCTACTCACGTTTCTTCATCTGGGGAATCAGGCAATGGCAGTCCTGTGAATGAGTTAGTTTACAATAGCAAGGTTGAAAACGGAAGCATCACCTTTGATTTTGACTCTTTAGCACCCGCAGCTAGCAGCAGAGAGGAGCGTCTTGCAATCGGTGACAGTGAATGTCTTGAAACTCAAATTACATCAAAGCTTGAAGAGGGCATTCCTGATGCTCATACAGTTTCAAGGCAACTTCAACGCGGTCAGGGAGAAACGAGTTTTTCTGCAGTAGGTCACGGAGAGGAAAGTTTCTCTGCAGTAGGTCGTCCTTTAGGAAGTCTTATAAATTACTCCGGGCAAGTAGCTTATTCTGGCAGTGTCTCTCTTCGATCAGATAGCAGCACAACCAGCACGCGTTCCTTTGCCTTTCCCAT ATTACAGTCTGAATGGAATAGCAGTCCAGTTAGAATGGCAAAAGCTGAACGGAGGCATTTCCGGAAGTGTAGAAATTGGGGGCAGAGCCTTCTTTGCTGTAGATTctga
- the LOC132178691 gene encoding uncharacterized protein LOC132178691 isoform X1: MFNLKNYIFKLLTFTEFMFLCTLKFFNMIQTLNVLSSPVSVFTGIPNFNVVADSEQVFCHSALGHKPRPFEYNDNALDSDTKSGNLIMKENLKHTEKDALRLPYAINDGDGWTAIEFDCSMGMDDLKNENKDEVRDIVASRTYSSRKTGSFDEDSDFVMDKGVKECELPELTVCYKESIYHVVKDICIDEGVPSQEKILFESGSDEKTVCIDLPLEKDQTKESVKEKEDIKMSTPDGLQISAENDSNKDSANQCDSKDLMQTREGATDSIATNFSEEIFLPGNKLPVLDMGTYTSHFKSSNNDSNNVEQQPFQVSTEKAILASPALVSAAEESNDSSGDSMLANTTLVYATKEPKICTGDPMLATPALVSSAEESKNNSEDEMLASPTHVSSSGESGNGSPVNELVYNSKVENGSITFDFDSLAPAASSREERLAIGDSECLETQITSKLEEGIPDAHTVSRQLQRGQGETSFSAVGHGEESFSAVGRPLGSLINYSGQVAYSGSVSLRSDSSTTSTRSFAFPILQSEWNSSPVRMAKAERRHFRKCRNWGQSLLCCRF, encoded by the exons atgtttaatctaaaaaactatattttcaAACTCCTAACTTTCACGGAATTCATGTTTTTATGTACTCTTAAGTTCTTCAACATGATACAGACCCTGAATGTTCTATCTTCCCCGGTTTCAGTTTTCACTGGCATTCCAAATTTTAATGTAGTTGCAGATAGTGAACAAGTGTTTTGCCATTCAGCTCTTGGCCATAAGCCCCGACCTTTTGAATACAATGACAATGCTCTGGACTCTGACACAAAGTCGGGAAACCTGATCATGAAGGAAAACTTAAAGCACACTGAGAAAGATGCACTACGCCTACCATATGCCATAAATGACGGAGATGGTTGGACTGCTATAGAATTTGACTGTTCTATGGGCATGgatgatttaaaaaatgaaaacaaagatgAGGTCAGAGACATTGTTGCATCACGTACTTATTCTTCCAGAAAAACAGGATCATTTGATGAGGACTCAGATTTTGTTATGGACAAAGGTGTTAAGGAGTGTGAACTGCCAGAATTGACAGTTTGCTACAAAGAGAGTATTTACCATGTTGTCAAAGACATCTGCATTGATGAAGGAGTGCCTTCTCAGGAGAAGATACTGTTTGAGAGTGGTTCAGATGAGAAAACTGTTTGTATTGATCTGCCTCTTGAGAAGGATCAAACCAAAGAATCcgtgaaagaaaaagaagatattaaGATGTCCACTCCAGATGGATTACAGATTTCAGCAGAAAATGATTCTAACAAGGATTCTGCTAATCAATGTGATTCGAAGGATTTAATGCAGACAAGGGAAGGTGCCACTGATAGTATTGCAACTAATTTCTCTGAAGAGATTTTTTTGCCCGGAAATAAACTTCCAGTGCTAGATATGGGCACATATACTTCCCACTTCAAGTCTTCAAACAATGACAGCAATAACGTTGAACAACAACCCTTTCAG GTCTCTACTGAAAAAGCAATCTTGGCAAGCCCTGCTTTGGTTTCTGCTGCAGAAGAATCAAACGATAGCAGTGGGGATTCAATGTTGGCAAACACAACATTGGTTTATGCAACTAAAGAACCAAAAATTTGCACTGGGGATCCAATGTTGGCAACCCCTGCTTTGGTTTCTTCAGCTGAAGAATCAAAAAATAACAGTGAGGATGAAATGTTGGCAAGCCCTACTCACGTTTCTTCATCTGGGGAATCAGGCAATGGCAGTCCTGTGAATGAGTTAGTTTACAATAGCAAGGTTGAAAACGGAAGCATCACCTTTGATTTTGACTCTTTAGCACCCGCAGCTAGCAGCAGAGAGGAGCGTCTTGCAATCGGTGACAGTGAATGTCTTGAAACTCAAATTACATCAAAGCTTGAAGAGGGCATTCCTGATGCTCATACAGTTTCAAGGCAACTTCAACGCGGTCAGGGAGAAACGAGTTTTTCTGCAGTAGGTCACGGAGAGGAAAGTTTCTCTGCAGTAGGTCGTCCTTTAGGAAGTCTTATAAATTACTCCGGGCAAGTAGCTTATTCTGGCAGTGTCTCTCTTCGATCAGATAGCAGCACAACCAGCACGCGTTCCTTTGCCTTTCCCAT ATTACAGTCTGAATGGAATAGCAGTCCAGTTAGAATGGCAAAAGCTGAACGGAGGCATTTCCGGAAGTGTAGAAATTGGGGGCAGAGCCTTCTTTGCTGTAGATTctga